AAGAGGAGGATCTTTTATTAGTCTTCACTCTTTAGCATTGAGTTTAAGAGGACTACATGCATTTAATAGTAGAGCAATGTCAATTGcactcactcacacacacacatactcaCCACTTTTGCACATAAACCGTGAcaatttagttaaaaaaactGAGTCTGTACTGTGTGTGAGAGTTTGCAATAGACATTCCTTTTATAGTAAGCTTGTCCACTCACTCAGTCATTTGGCGTGTTGATATTTAAGGCGTGTACTCGTATTTGCCATTCTGAGGTGAACCATAGTATTCGTGCTACGGAGCATGACACAAATCGATAAATAATAGACTCTttattattgtatatatatCGGACACTTCTAGTCTTTTATTGTGAACCTCGTGCCTAAGACGTCCCTGGTTAGTAGGATATCCAAGCAATAATCTTCCATAGAATTACAGttagtcatgactcatgagcTGCCCAATTTAGTTCCAatatgttagagatatattagacatattagcccaatgtaatagGCCTAAGTCCACTCTTGTACTAGTAATCTAGGGTTTAGTCACTTAGATATACTCATGTTAGGATTCATTGTAATACAGgttattgtactacactcttatacaataaagatgTAGCTCTTAAGGGATTTCTTCGTGTATATATGCTGACAAGGTTTAACCATGTAACTCTCGTGTTCCCGATGTTTCTATTATATGCTTCCATTTTTGTATCTACTCTAGCATATACAACATGGTATAACACATCGCGTTGCTAATATATTTAACACAATACAGGTCATAGTTTTGATACTCTTATTTTGATCCCATCTTGTAGGATTGCTCAAAATCACGTCAGAGACCCAATTTACAAGTGGTTAGCAGGTTAAGGCATACATTAATcatcaattttaagaaattttttacgaaaaattgaaaaaattgtcaaatcaATCAATTACAAATATGGAAGTGTTTTCTCTAGGTGATGGTTTGTACCCCAGGAAAGAAGGGATCCATGAGTCATTCCCAACTTCTACACATTCATTTCTTCAATAATAAGTCACTCTCGCTCAAAATTGATCTCCATTGCCATACTTTGCCTTACTATTCTTGCCCATTAATGCGGGACAAATCAGACCCACAGCTTCTGGAAGTATAGGAGAAATAAGAAATAGCTTTACAACTCAACTCCTTATACGTGGGTTGTCAAGCCACTTCAAGGAAAATGAGAAGAAACAAGAACACCGAAGTAACTCTGAAAACCAAACGGTTTTATTGATATCAATAATATGACAAAAGGTGATCCTTCCCAAAGACCCCTTACACCCTTTTATAGCACAAGCCTAACCACCACAAACttgaatgataataatgataattgGATAAACAAGGTAGTGGAATAATTTGATGGAGATTTTAGTCTTGAATCAAAGGATCTCATGAGAGGCGGCTACACATATACTTCAGGGGTTTCAAATGAACCCCTGGCTTGGaaatatatagacacacacacacacacacacacatatatatatatgtgatttaattatccttaaaaatatttttgcacaccTTGACTTAAATCTTACACACCCTAATCACAAATCAATTTAGCTCAAAATCAAAGAACATAGATCAGCTTAGCCCAAAACTAATTAACAATACAAATCACTCTCCCTTTCTCTCatgaatctcatctcatctaTCTTATATCTGACTTTCTATGTATTTCTGACTCTAAGAATAAAATGTGAATGCTTGTGAGATTTGAATAATGTCtcctttattataaatttatattatatacatgtgtgagtgtgtgtttgATACTAATAAttgtgtgcattttttttttgttatgatgttatttgtgtgaattgtGATGTGTGTTAATGTGTACATgtatagtataaatataatataactttatataatttaaaaaccAAGAAATACAGAAGATTTgttatatgtgtgtatattgttatcatgttataataactttttgatATAAAACTagtgattcaagaaaaaaaaatagtaaagttagtgattgttAAATGTATTATTTATGTACGATTAAGTGTGGTTATGTgggtcaataatttattttaaaaaataacaaataaataatggcaactacataaaataactttttaataaCGTTTTGATATAAAACTagtgattcaagaaaaaaaaaagttagtgattattaaatgtatattttttttttgagaaaccggACCAAAAGCTTTATTACGAATTAGGAAAATCTGCTTGATAAGTAGCGAAGGTGTATgatggaacatcctccatccatacTGAAAAACCAGTGATATGTCATGCATGTCTAGTTAGGTTGTGAGCTACACAATTTCCATCCCTACGAACATGTGAAAAACTAATACAATGAAAATAGTTTGCAATATTCTTGACATCTTGAATAAGTAAACCAAATGACACCAAAGATTGCGAGTTCTCATTCAAAGCATTTATAATGATCTCCGAGTCTCCTTCTAGGATGAGTTTGCACCCCAAATCAATAGCAAGCTATAATGCCTTTGCCGCTGCCAATGTTTCAAGCTCCACACTATTTAGAGGTAAGGGAATGATTTGAGACATTGATGCTGATGCCAAGATCAGCCCTTGACAATCTCAAATAATCACTCCAATTTCTGCCTTGTCTTCCTCTTTAAATGTTGCCCCATCAAAGTTTACTTTTGAGAACTCACTTGGAGGAGCTTTCCACCCTGTTCTTGCTCTGACCTCTGCTACCTGAACTGGAGGATTGGCAGTTCGATACGCCACCAATGCTGCAACAACTCGCTGCATCACTTGGTCATTTGGGAAAACTGGTGGGGAAAAGCGTACCTTGTTTCACCTTAACTAGACTATCTATGTGACCATGGTGAATAATTCTGATGAACAATCTGAAGCTAAGACATACTCCAACAGCTGTGCAAAACTTGTGAGTGTTGTGACAATCCTGAAATTCCATTGTGGATCTTCTCCCCAAACTGTTGACAAACTCGGACAAGACCAGAGGCAATGGAGTACGTTCTTATCATGGCTATTGCAAACGCAGCATCTCGGATCAGTCATTACACAACGCAGGACTAGATTTTAATTTGTTGGCAGTGCATTTCGGCATGCTCTCCATAAGAAATTCTTTATTTTGCTCGGCACAGCTAGCTTCCATATCTGCTTCCACATGGGTTTTGTGTGTTCTAAAGATGACCCGACTTCATTAGagctatttttttattcagtttTAAGGAAGAAGTATCTAGACTTGACCGTGTACTCTCCAGATTGCACAAAAGGCCAGAATAGGACATCATTTGCTTCTCCGCAGCTTAAAGGAATTCTTTGGACCTGGTCTGCATCTGTGGGACTGAGAGAAGAGGTTAGCAAATTTATATCCCAGCTGCATGTAATGGGGTTTATGAGTGTACTTACAGTGGCTTCTTGGAACTGTAAACTCAGAGGGCCTCGTGCTCGTGGAGATAAGATAGAGGGCAGCCAATTATCACCCCAAATTTTGATAGTTTCCCCATTTCCAACTCTCCATTTTGCACCTCTTTTGATGACCTCCTGCCCCTTCAAAATACTTTTCCAAGCGTAAGAACCACCCCTTCCTTCATTAGCATCCATGATAGAGCCATTTGGGAAAAACCTTGATTTAAAAACTCTATGGAATAGAGAATTTTTATTGTGCAATAATCTCCAAGTTTGTTTTGCTAGGAGTGCTTCATTGAAGAGTGACAACTCTTTGAATCCCATTCCTCCCTCTGATTTTGGATCACGCATATCCCCTCATTTAACCCAATGAATTTTCTTTCGCTCCCCcctttgtccccaccaaaacttaCGTATTAAACCTTCAATTTCTTggcataagccaagaggaagcaAGAAGCAACTCATTGTGTAAGTTGGGATGGCTTGAACCACTACTTTGATCAAAATTTCCCCCACCAACTTGTGATAGCAATTTTTCCTCCCAACCTTGTAATTTCCTCCAATTCTTTCTTTGATATAATCAAAGCTAGCTTTCTTATGTCTTCCGATGAGAGAAGGCAGCTTCAAATATTTGTCATAGTGTACTATTTCAGGAACACCAAGCGcctcctttattattattattattattattattttgcgtCGGCGGTTGATGTGCTTAAAAATAGGGCTGTTTTTCTCTAGTTTATTTGTTGTTTGGATACACCTTCATAAGTTGCCAAGATTTCAAGCACCTTTTGGC
This genomic stretch from Castanea sativa cultivar Marrone di Chiusa Pesio chromosome 9, ASM4071231v1 harbors:
- the LOC142608910 gene encoding putative mitochondrial protein AtMg00310, whose amino-acid sequence is MRDPKSEGGMGFKELSLFNEALLAKQTWRLLHNKNSLFHRVFKSRFFPNGSIMDANEGRGGSYAWKSILKGQEVIKRGAKWRVGNGETIKIWGDNWLPSILSPRARGPLSLQFQEATRVVAALVAYRTANPPVQVAEVRARTGWKAPPSEFSKVNFDGATFKEEDKAEIGVII